A region of Lepeophtheirus salmonis chromosome 13, UVic_Lsal_1.4, whole genome shotgun sequence DNA encodes the following proteins:
- the LOC121128077 gene encoding uncharacterized protein → MLKHRYPRISAPMRGSILDDDSNLMHYHSGTSKKEIESDTNAKSSNRNDDYEEVDSTTSGEEYNSNTTSSFPRRRSESDLLKSTSNLNYYAEIDDALFNDSHEEISPYCVGPVLGPRSKRFGSTASRISQDSGAFCDEIPPPLPRKPRSVRRRYANIFEFDGSPPPPPLPPRMKEKIHTAPPPPPSRPKSPSPLHLNLNLPGLNPVGRKNLSRCIEESSKKAFNRRRRTLHNFDSNKENSLGTSPPSVSTKKKFKIFGSKTPLSVMGEDSLTSPAPSPRRRKLFRNSLINTSLRKRKQEQATSLLTPLINRRRSSLKFGSSSFSKSSTKNPSHPPSIAEDNSAEGKSEEIIKSSEDEDFSNCIRDAMEHGLPIIPFQSNLKYDTKEGAAPTSKQVCCCHSSLCQNNGDRILPPPSKVPTYYNSKKKSLENIVGEAQKEIEDEEKRLLNIMMKHADLLLTPKLIREALKKNKTSRTNAESSESDLSEEEISEYLEMNRLPGRHS, encoded by the coding sequence ATGTTAAAACATCGTTATCCCCGAATCTCTGCTCCAATGAGAGGTTCTATCCTGGACGATGATTCCAATCTCATGCACTATCACAGTGGAAcctcaaagaaagaaatagaatCTGATACAAATGCTAAATCCTCTAACAGGAATGATGACTATGAAGAGGTCGACTCCACGACGAGTGGAGAAGAGTACAACAGCAACACAACTTCCTCTTTTCCAAGACGAAGAAGTGAATCCGATCTGCTCAAGTCCACCAGTAATCTTAATTACTATGCTGAAATAGATGATGCTTTATTTAATGATTCACATGAAGAGATCTCCCCCTACTGCGTGGGTCCCGTTTTGGGACCACGATCCAAGAGATTTGGCTCAACAGCTTCACGGATTTCTCAAGACTCTGGTGCATTTTGTGACGAAATCCCACCTCCTCTACCTCGCAAACCTCGATCTGTTCGTAGACGCTATGCCAACATCTTTGAGTTTGATGGCTCACCCCCACCCCCTCCGTTGCCTCCACGCATGAAGGAGAAGATCCATACTGCACCTCCACCTCCTCCATCCAGACCAAAATCTCCAAGTCCACTACATTTAAACTTAAACCTACCCGGACTCAACCCTGTAGGAAGAAAGAACCTGTCTCGATGCATCGAGGAATCCTCAAAAAAAGCATTCAATCGCCGAAGACGCACTCTTCATAATTTTGATTCCAATAAGGAGAACTCTCTTGGAACCTCACCTCCCTCCGTATCtactaaaaagaaattcaaaatatttggatCCAAGACTCCACTCTCAGTTATGGGAGAAGATTCTCTCACCTCTCCCGCTCCTTCTCCAAGAAGGAGAAAACTATTCCGTAACTCACTTATCAATACCTCTCTTCGAAAGAGAAAGCAGGAGCAAGCCACTTCCCTGTTAACACCGCTTATAAATCGACGAAGATCCTCACTTAAGTTTGGTTCCTCCTCATTCTCGAAATCCTCTACCAAAAATCCATCCCATCCTCCCTCTATTGCTGAGGATAATTCTGCCGAAGGAAAATCAGAGGAAATTATTAAATCCTCAGAGGATGAAGACTTTTCCAATTGTATTCGAGACGCCATGGAACATGGCCTTCCCATCATTCCCTTTCAATCCAATCTCAAATATGATACAAAAGAAGGTGCTGCCCCTACCTCAAAGCAAGTTTGCTGTTGCCATTCCTCACTCTGTCAGAACAACGGGGATAGAATCCTTCCTCCTCCTTCCAAAGTCCCTACCTACTACAACAGCAAGAAAAAATCTCTAGAAAATATTGTGGGAGAGGCACAAAAGGAAATCGAGGATGAGGAAAAGAGACTTTTGAATATCATGATGAAGCATGCGGATCTTCTCCTCACACCTAAACTCATTCGTGAAGCACTCAAAAAGAACAAGACTTCCAGAACCAATGCTGAGTCCTCAGAATCTGATTTATCTGAGGAAGAAATCTCAGAATATCTGGAAATGAATCGACTGCCCGGTCGACATTCTTAA